One genomic region from Eremothecium gossypii ATCC 10895 chromosome I, complete sequence encodes:
- the PAN5 gene encoding 2-dehydropantoate 2-reductase PAN5 (Syntenic homolog of Saccharomyces cerevisiae YHR063C (PAN5)) codes for MATAPTVHIIGFGSIGGLIGVHLQCAGIARVVPVLSSPARAALFHELGSKATLDSVHCPETPPLSAYFPAAVSTSDLQETGSPIDHLVITCKAQHTLAALRPVWPLLHNGSTIALLQNGLGVAELLRAEASRRGLSPTLFQGVVTHGAHRDSHWNLHHAGKGQLLLACLPRDPTSIIQAPATVARARASPLAAALLRTPLDAALLPYQQLLPRQLEKLVVNACINPLSALLDCPNGALVPQRELFAAIAAEAAPVLRSAYSALFSSTTGPPPADPDLLAPERLSEKAAAVAVATASNSSSTREDVRAGRTTEIDFINGYIVDLAAAAGLPASAVRLNRALQLLVHALRR; via the coding sequence ATGGCAACAGCACCCACAGTACATATCATTGGTTTTGGATCAATTGGGGGCCTGATAGGTGTCCATCTACAATGCGCAGGCATTGCACGCGTCGTGCCCGTTCTCAGCTCTCCGGCACGTGCTGCCCTATTCCACGAGCTAGGATCTAAGGCCACCCTTGACTCCGTGCATTGCCCGGAGACGCCGCCACTCTCTGCATATTTCCCGGCAGCAGTGAGCACGAGCGATCTTCAGGAGACGGGCAGCCCCATCGACCATCTCGTGATCACGTGCAAGGCCCAGCACACCCTTGCCGCGCTCCGACCCGTGTGGCCGCTTCTGCACAATGGCTCGACCatcgcgctgctgcagaatGGTCTTGGCGTTGCCGAGTTGCTGCGCGCCGAAGCGTCGCGGCGCGGCCTGTCCCCAACGCTCTTCCAGGGCGTAGTCACACACGGCGCCCACCGGGACAGCCACTGGAACCTGCACCACGCAGGCAAGggccagctgctgctggctTGTCTACCACGTGACCCCACCAGCATCATCCAGGCCCCTGCGACGGtcgcgcgggcgcgcgccTCCCCGCTGGCAGCCGCCCTGCTGCGCACGCCGCTGGATGCTGCTCTGCTCCCGTACCAGCAGCTGCTACCCCGCCAGCTCGAGAAGCTCGTGGTGAACGCCTGCATCAACCCGCTCTCCGCTCTGCTGGACTGCCCGAACGGCGCCCTGGTGCCCCAGCGCGAGCTCTTCGCCGCCATCGCCGCCGAGGCCGCCCCCGTTCTGCGCAGCGCATACAGCGCGCTCTTCTCTTCCACGACCGGCCCCCCGCCCGCCGATCCAGACCTGCTCGCTCCCGAACGCCTGTCCGAGAAGGCTGCTGCCGTCGCTGTCGCCACCGCCAGTAACTCGTCCTCGACCCGCGAAGACGTCCGTGCCGGCCGTACGACTGAGATCGACTTTATTAACGGCTACATCGTCGACCTGGCTGCTGCCGCGGGCCTTCCCGCCTCTGCCGTCCGCCTCAACCGCGCACTCCAGCTGCTTGTTCATGCCCTGCGGCGCTGA
- the SSF1 gene encoding rRNA-binding ribosome biosynthesis protein (Syntenic homolog of Saccharomyces cerevisiae YDR312W (SSF2) and YHR066W (SSF1)) — protein sequence MAKRRHKNRTHVKPSEEELKQIPKSMVIRVGQTSLSNHSLNQLVKDFRMIMQPHTAVRLKERKSNKLKDFVVMCGPLGVSHLFIFTQSEKTGNVSLKVARTPQGPTVTFQVLDYSLGKDIKRFLKHPKSLGKDDILNPPLLVLNGFDIKNEDEGRANVEKVVVSMFQNIFPPLNPARTQLSSIRRVFMINKDQETGELSLRHYAIDIRQVDISRNLKRLYRSKNKLNKSVPNLHKKDDIASLILDHDVGAYTSESEVDDDAIVRIIDQRDTRVAAKEPVAANGEEDGDVDMEDAQDDDVEEPALEDDTPQPKKRAIKLTEVGPRLTLKLVKIEEGICSGKVLHHEYVQKTDAEIRALEKRHAQKLKLKEQRRKEQEENIARKKAVKDAKKQRKLERRKLRETAPEGEKPAESSADDSSSEDDYSDVPEDLDSDLFSEVDN from the coding sequence ATGGCCAAGAGAAGGCACAAGAACCGGACTCATGTTAAGCCATCGGAGGAGGAATTGAAACAAATTCCGAAGTCCATGGTGATCAGGGTCGGACAGACATCGCTGTCGAACCACTCTTTAAACCAATTGGTTAAGGACTTCCGGATGATCATGCAACCGCATACTGCCGTCCGTCTCAAGGAGCGCAAATCCAACAAGCTTAAGGACTTCGTGGTGATGTGTGGACCTCTGGGTGTCTCACATCTGTTCATATTCACGCAGTCTGAGAAAACCGGTAACGTGTCTCTGAAAGTCGCCCGCACGCCGCAGGGGCCGACGGTGACGTTCCAGGTATTGGACTACTCGCTGGGCAAGGATATCAAGCGGTTCCTCAAGCACCCGAAGTCCTTGGGGAAGGACGATATTCTGAATCCGCCGCTGCTTGTGCTGAATGGCTTTGACATAAAGAACGAGGACGAGGGCCGCGCAAACGTTGAAAAGGTGGTGGTCTCCATGTTCCAGAACATATTTCCACCGTTGAACCCGGCGCGCACACAGCTGTCCTCCATCCGCAGAGTATTCATGATTAATAAGGACCAAGAGACCGGCGAATTGTCGCTGAGACACTACGCTATCGACATACGCCAGGTAGATATCTCGCGTAACCTGAAACGACTCTACCGCTCCAAGAATAAGCTCAACAAATCGGTTCCAAACCTGCACAAGAAGGATGATATCGCATCTCTGATCTTGGACCACGACGTGGGTGCGTACACATCCGAATCGGAGGTCGACGACGATGCCATTGTCCGTATTATAGACCAGCGGGACACCCGTGTGGCTGCCAAGGAGCCTGTGGCTGCTAATGGCGAGGAAGACGGCGACGTAGATATGGAAGATGCCCAGGACGACGATGTTGAGGAACCCGCCCTTGAAGACGATACTCCGCAACCAAAGAAGCGCGCCATCAAGCTTACAGAGGTGGGTCCACGTCTCACACTCAAGCTGGTCAAGATCGAAGAGGGTATATGTAGCGGCAAGGTGCTCCACCACGAGTACGTGCAAAAGACAGATGCTGAGATCAGGGCTCTCGAGAAACGTCATGCGCAGAAGCTGAAGCTGAAGGAGCAGCGCCGgaaggagcaggaggagaaCATTGCTCGCAAGAAGGCCGTGAAGGACGCCAAGAAACAGCGCAAACTGGAGAGGAGGAAGCTACGTGAAACCGCTCCGGAGGGGGAGAAACCAGCGGAGTCCTCGGCTGACGACTCATCGAGTGAAGACGACTATAGCGACGTGCCGGAAGACTTGGACAGCGACCTCTTCAGCGAGGTTGACAATTAG
- the SSZ1 gene encoding ribosome-associated complex protein SSZ1 (Syntenic homolog of Saccharomyces cerevisiae YHR064C (SSZ1)) encodes MSAPIIGIAFGNTSSSIAYVNPKKDVDVIANPDGERAIPSCLSYVGDDEYHGGQALQQLVRNASNTIVNFRDFVGLSYAECDGNRCATGAPLVDLDGKPGFLIARAGREERLTVDEVVTRHLRKLREAAEDYIGQSISQAVLTVPTNFAEKQKSALRETASRAGLEVVQFVNEPSSALLAHVEQFPFDKDVNVVVADFGGVRSDAAVVAVRNGIFTLLATEHDATLGGALLDEELIEFFAKDFEAKNKCNPRKNARSLAKLRASAEITKKTLSNATSATISIDSLADGFDYHNSVNRMRYELVANKVFSKFTQSIQNVITKANLDVLDIDAVLLAGGVSFTPKLTTNLEFLFPESVQILGPQHKNATNNPNELLASGAALQAQLVSSYDADELAQALQPIVINTQHLSKNIGVLDAAGKFVPILLAESSYPIRKTVRVEDATGDILISVYEGTSIAKETVVEPSAKDEPEDEEESEWSDEDDEPEVIREKDYVIEAKLMDLGIKNVKGLELSFTINKDGVLTVAAKDLGSSNAVKGSL; translated from the coding sequence ATGTCTGCCCCAATCATTGGTATTGCTTTTGGTAACACATCTTCCTCGATTGCATATGTCAATCCTAAGAAGGATGTCGATGTGATTGCTAATCCCGATGGTGAGCGTGCCATCCCATCGTGTCTATCCTATGTGGGCGACGACGAGTACCACGGCGGCCAGGCTttgcagcagctggtgcGCAATGCTAGCAACACGATTGTGAACTTCAGAGACTTTGTTGGGCTCAGCTACGCCGAGTGTGATGGTAACCGGTGTGCGACCGGGGCTCCGCTGGTGGACCTGGATGGCAAGCCGGGGTTCCTAATTGCGCGTGCCGGCCGTGAGGAGCGTCTAACCGTGGATGAGGTTGTCACACGCCACCTAAGGAAGCTGCGCGAGGCTGCCGAGGACTACATCGGCCAGTCTATTTCACAGGCGGTGCTAACTGTTCCTACAAACTTTGCGGAGAAACAGAAGAGTGCATTGCGCGAGACTGCATCTCGTGCCGGCTTGGAGGTGGTGCAGTTTGTGAACGAGCCTTCCTCTGCTCTTTTGGCGCACGTGGAGCAGTTTCCATTCGACAAGGATGTCAACGTGGTTGTCGCAGACTTTGGTGGTGTGCGCTCTGACGCCGCTGTGGTGGCTGTGCGCAACGGCATCTTCACTCTACTTGCCACCGAGCATGACGCAACCTTGGGCGGTGCCCTTCTGGACGAGGAGCTAATTGAGTTCTTTGCCAAGGATTTCGAAGCGAAGAACAAGTGCAACCCTAGAAAGAACGCTCGTTCATTGGCGAAGTTGCGTGCTAGCGCCGAAATCACAAAGAAGACCCTCTCGAATGCCACGAGTGCTACTATCTCCATCGACTCGCTTGCGGATGGGTTCGACTACCACAACTCCGTCAACAGAATGCGCTATGAGCTGGTGGCGAACAAGGTTTTCTCGAAGTTCACCCAGTCCATCCAGAACGTGATTACCAAGGCTAACCTGGATGTGCTAGATATCGACGCTGTTCTACTAGCAGGTGGTGTTTCCTTTACTCCAAAGTTGACCACTAACCTGGAGTTCTTGTTCCCTGAGTCTGTACAGATTCTAGGTCCACAGCACAAGAACGCTACCAACAACCCTAACGAGTTGTTGGCATCCGGGGCCGCTTTGCAGGCGCAGCTTGTCTCCAGCTATGATGCTGACGAGCTAGCACAGGCTCTCCAACCAATAGTCATCAACACCCAGCACCTATCGAAGAACATTGGTGTGCTGGATGCTGCTGGCAAGTTTGTGCCTATCCTGCTTGCCGAGAGCTCGTATCCAATTAGAAAGACAGTCCGCGTAGAAGATGCGACTGGCGACATTTTGATCTCTGTCTATGAAGGTACCAGCATCGCCAAGGAGACGGTTGTCGAACCTTCTGCGAAGGACGAACCAGAGGATGAAGAGGAATCCGAGTGGAGTGACGAGGATGACGAGCCAGAGGTTATTCGTGAGAAGGACTACGTAATCGAGGCGAAGCTTATGGACTTAGGCATAAAAAATGTGAAGGGTCTAGAGCTTTCCTTCACTATCAACAAGGATGGTGTGCTCACCGTAGCTGCTAAGGACCTGGGTTCTTCGAATGCCGTCAAGGGTTCCTTGTAG
- the PIB1 gene encoding phosphatidylinositol-3-phosphate-binding ubiquitin-protein ligase (Syntenic homolog of Saccharomyces cerevisiae YDR313C (PIB1)), which translates to MQQEHNLEAINNFAIWQNDDLVSNCLHCHLKFTFLLRKHHCRCCGGIFCASCTQHFEHYDLSKVKVLQRCEGTVETAPYRTCDSCYENLLQRGLLAGAQDGPAGQVAGSSLREGVGDVEEPARKLVKDDTVRETVAEHGSEHSSTAVSVRARPEEYDHCPLCNADLSGDPEDTAAEHVQNCIARATSVQQHLVCESPGPMSYQNRILVSIVPGYTEGGGRLPECPICFEDMEPGQKVGRLECLCVFHNECIQMWLERKSRKTRSGGWPARSPKNFCPLHDAIV; encoded by the coding sequence ATGCAGCAGGAGCACAATCTCGAGGCAATAAACAACTTTGCTATATGGCAGAACGATGACCTAGTGAGCAACTGCCTCCACTGTCATTTGAAGTTTACGTTCTTGTTGCGGAAGCACCACTGCAGGTGCTGCGGAGGCATTTTTTGTGCGTCTTGTACCCAGCACTTTGAGCATTACGACCTGAGCAAGGTGAAGGTGCTCCAGCGGTGCGAGGGCACGGTAGAGACAGCACCGTACCGCACATGTGACTCGTGCTACGAGAACCTTCTGCAGAGGGGCCTGCTTGCGGGCGCACAGGACGGGCCTGCGGGGCAGGTGGCGGGCAGCAGTCTGCGGGAAGGCGTGGGAGACGTAGAGGAGCCGGCACGCAAACTGGTGAAGGACGACACGGTGCGCGAGACGGTGGCGGAGCACGGGAGTGAACACAGCAGCACGGCAGTCTCTGTGCGGGCGCGACCGGAGGAGTACGATCACTGCCCGCTCTGTAACGCGGACCTCAGCGGCGATCCCGAGGACACGGCTGCAGAGCATGTGCAGAATTGCATAGCGCGGGCGACCAGCGTGCAGCAGCATCTTGTGTGCGAGTCGCCGGGGCCGATGAGCTACCAAAATCGCATCCTCGTGTCGATAGTGCCAGGCTACACCGAGGGCGGTGGGCGGCTCCCCGAGTGCCCGATATGCTTCGAGGATATGGAGCCCGGGCAGAAGGTCGGGCGCTTGGAGTGCCTCTGTGTATTCCACAACGAATGCATCCAGATGTGGTTAGAGCGCAAGTCACGGAAGACTCGTTCCGGTGGGTGGCCCGCGCGCAGTCCGAAGAACTTCTGCCCTTTGCACGACGCGATAGTCTAG
- the TFB1 gene encoding TFIIH/NER complex subunit TFB1 (Syntenic homolog of Saccharomyces cerevisiae YDR311W (TFB1)), translated as MSHSGAAVFKKVSGMLLIDEESNPAILTWRSTDGDKSHSVMLNTINKLQATPASSDKMMLRLVGKVSTAKRLKDEDGGEAEPKPVVHMFTFNNRIVMDNIKETLQHIISRYKDEEVYEEKRRKEGSDAPTPQAEAPLINTTALDDSLSREKLLVNLKLQQSLLKENRTLMKTFQEAVIKSGLPPQEFWATRIPLLRAFALATSQKTGPYNVLSTIKPVASSDNKVNVSVSREKILTIFQNYPIVKKAYDDNVPKNFKEQEFWARFFSSKLFRKLRGERIMQNDRGDMIIDRYLTLDQEFDRLDDEMLLHPIKKLLDLEGNQNDDPEKRGNRPHFTMLPGTDPNGNNDGSVDILKGMNRLSEKMIKSLENEYSRVNLQMQDLDKEEREEILFSDLEEEGKTEYEEIYLRQRSPTSETDTNPAMTSTSTAEDIKNEINSITGDLQGTLDLTAVGKINSQTAQRINRQVMKAVKVNAKQAKHLRFDSTMGAFLSSQTTDSQEANSNLPPDILESARVLHGTCCEFLKHFYNHFQSGEPKSGVIVKKLYGHLKECTHKVENLLTTASQSDSEQDVAALCSAYLNPALLSINLAIEKYDAAVEEIESYNKAEDV; from the coding sequence ATGTCTCACAGCGGTGCCGCGGTGTTCAAGAAGGTGAGCGGGATGCTCCTGATCGATGAGGAGTCGAACCCGGCGATACTGACATGGCGGTCGACAGATGGGGACAAATCGCACTCTGTGATGCTAAATACCATAAATAAGCTGCAGGCTACGCCTGCCAGCAGCGACAAGATGATGCTACGGCTCGTGGGAAAAGTAAGCACGGCGAAGCGACTGAAGGACGAAGATGGGGGGGAGGCAGAGCCCAAGCCGGTCGTGCATATGTTCACCTTCAATAACCGGATAGTGATGGACAATATCAAGGAGACGCTGCAGCACATCATCTCGCGGTACAAGGATGAGGAGGTGTACGAAGAAAAGCGCCGTAAAGAGGGCTCCGACGCGCCCACGCCGCAAGCGGAAGCGCCGCTGATTAATACCACAGCCCTGGACGACTCGCTGTCGCGCGAAAAGCTTCTTGTCAACCTGAAGCTGCAGCAGTCGCTGCTGAAGGAGAACCGCACCCTGATGAAGACCTTCCAGGAGGCGGTTATCAAATCTGGACTGCCGCCGCAGGAGTTCTGGGCAACGCGGATCCCACTGCTTCGCGCTTTTGCTTTGGCCACATCGCAGAAGACCGGGCCATATAATGTTCTTTCCACCATCAAGCCAGTGGCATCATCGGACAATAAGGTCAACGTCAGTGTGTCGAGGGAAAAGATCCTAACCATATTTCAGAACTATCCGATCGTCAAGAAAGCTTATGATGATAATGTCCCGAAGAACTTTAAAGAGCAAGAGTTCTGGGCGCGGTTTTTCTCTTCGAAGCTGTTCCGCAAGCTGCGGGGTGAAAGAATTATGCAAAACGACAGAGGTGATATGATCATTGACAGATACCTTACTCTTGATCAAGAGTTTGATCGTTTGGACGATGAGATGCTCCTGCATCCGATCAAAAAGTTACTTGACCTGGAAGGCAATCAGAACGACGATCCCGAAAAGCGTGGAAACAGGCCTCACTTCACGATGCTGCCGGGTACCGATCCCAACGGTAATAATGATGGCTCGGTAGATATACTGAAAGGCATGAATAGGTTAAGCGAAAAAATGATAAAGTCACTAGAGAATGAATATTCCAGGGTTAATCTACAAATGCAAGATCTTGATAAAGAAGAGCGCGAAGAAATATTATTCAGCGACCTGGAAGAGGAGGGGAAAACAGAGTATGAAGAAATATACCTGAGACAGAGAAGCCCGACGAGCGAGACCGATACAAACCCAGCTATGACTTCCACCAGTACTGCGGAAGATATCAAAAATGAGATTAACTCTATCACGGGTGATCTCCAAGGCACACTTGACTTGACAGCTGTAGGGAAAATAAATAGTCAGACTGCCCAAAGAATCAACCGTCAAGTCATGAAGGCTGTCAAAGTGAATGCAAAGCAGGCAAAACATTTACGTTTTGATTCTACTATGGGCGCTTTCTTGAGCAGCCAAACGACAGATAGTCAGGAGGCAAATTCTAATCTGCCCCCTGACATATTAGAGAGTGCGAGAGTGCTGCATGGAACATGCTGTGAGTTTTTGAAACATTTCTACAACCATTTCCAGAGCGGTGAGCCAAAAAGCGGAGTTATAGTCAAAAAACTATATGGCCATCTGAAAGAATGTACGCATAAAGTTGAAAATCTATTAACGACCGCTTCTCAGTCGGATAGCGAGCAGGACGTCGCTGCCTTATGTAGTGCATATCTCAACCCGGCTTTACTCTCCATTAACCTGGCGATAGAAAAGTATGACGCTGCCGTTGAAGAGATCGAATCATACAATAAGGCGGAGGACGTATAG
- the HTD2 gene encoding hydroxyacyl-thioester dehydratase HTD2 (Syntenic homolog of Saccharomyces cerevisiae YHR067W (HTD2)) encodes MGGKSGHLRLLGRLGGTAAGANVGRGGCGAARERDYTVDLGRRVVSRMRETVRRRPTEEFEALIGVHGERRTELGPGEHLLFFNPRDVAASADGYHEYVTPGAITGAVRTFRRRMWAQGTVEWLRPLSHGVEYECTERVRFVREVGGTHYVGLQRDIADGAGTALRELRTLAYATGAPDGPRREAVAVPATCTGCVLEHEVVAAYSRLTLNPHRIHLDRKYCASEGYADLVVQGPLSLQLALKTVEQQGFAGLHGVRYKNTNIMYAGTAIEVCIGVPSGGKLALWIRDAVEHDVNYLVAEVAL; translated from the coding sequence ATGGGTGGTAAATCAGGCCACCTGAGGCTACTGGGGCGCTTGGGCGGGACGGCTGCAGGTGCGAATGTCGGTCGGGGCGGTTGTGGGGCGGCACGGGAACGTGACTATACAGTGGATCTTGGGCGACGTGTGGTGTCGCGAATGCGCGAGACAGTTCGTCGCAGGCCTACAGAGGAGTTTGAGGCGCTGATTGGCGTCCACGGCGAGCGCAGAACGGAGCTGGGGCCAGGAGAACACCTGCTGTTCTTCAACCCACGGGATGTGGCGGCCAGCGCGGACGGATACCACGAGTACGTGACGCCGGGCGCAATTACGGGCGCAGTGCGCACATTCCGGCGACGGATGTGGGCGCAGGGCACGGTGGAGTGGCTACGGCCGCTGTCACACGGCGTGGAGTACGAGTGCACCGAGAGGGTGCGTTTTGTGCGGGAGGTGGGCGGCACACACTACGTGGGCCTCCAGCGCGACATCGCGGACGGGGCGGGCacggcgctgcgcgagctgcggACCCTGGCATACGCAACGGGCGCGCCGGACGGGCCACGCCGAGAGGCGGTGGCGGTCCCCGCGACGTGCACCGGGTGTGTTCTGGAGCACGAGGTCGTCGCTGCATACAGCCGACTGACGCTAAACCCGCACCGGATCCACCTGGACCGGAAGTACTGCGCCAGCGAGGGTTACGCGGACTTGGTTGTCCAAGGCCCGCTCAgcctgcagctggcgctgaAAACGGTCGAACAGCAGGGGTTCGCGGGGCTGCACGGTGTGCGCTACAAGAATACGAATATTATGTATGCGGGCACTGCCATCGAGGTGTGCATAGGCGTGCCCTCGGGTGGAAAACTGGCGCTGTGGATCAGAGATGCGGTGGAGCACGATGTCAACTACCTGGTTGCCGAAGTGGCGCTTTAG
- the IPK1 gene encoding inositol pentakisphosphate 2-kinase (Syntenic homolog of Saccharomyces cerevisiae YDR315C (IPK1)) — MVKIIGKGGANYVLAFGNDNDDLYRICVRGRSLRENNRSTVDNYHYALEVVKPQLGEFVCRMELVDLPVCDSLRQVLKSKIEVWDATTVTCLKMPNLVPAGSLSHTVDHFTKIHIGERAIVWEFKPKWLSGNDKYCRNCTLNLLRGQTSISYCHAQLLNPGQAGPILKSLFAGLNVPPAFIEDMEAYIAQPCSVLQRLRVAQEQVDASLGPLDQPDTAASPERCLSMTLKDVSCFVSWHKDASPVAVVVDLDMKPAAKSAHWTALQEQLDRFQPQVRH; from the coding sequence ATGGTTAAGATAATTGGGAAGGGCGGAGCGAATTATGTTCTTGCATTCGGAAATGATAACGACGACCTGTACCGTATATGTGTAAGAGGTCGCAGCTTACGGGAAAACAATAGGAGCACTGTGGATAATTACCATTATGCGTTGGAGGTAGTGAAACCACAGCTAGGCGAATTCGTGTGCCGCATGGAGCTGGTAGACCTACCAGTATGTGATTCCTTACGGCAGGTGTTGAAGAGTAAGATTGAAGTATGGGATGCGACAACAGTAACTTGCCTCAAGATGCCCAATCTGGTGCCTGCAGGCAGTCTATCACATACCGTCGACCATTTCACGAAGATCCACATCGGCGAGAGGGCTATCGTCTGGGAATTCAAGCCAAAATGGCTATCGGGAAACGACAAATACTGCCGCAATTGTACCCTCAATCTTTTGCGAGGCCAGACCTCGATCTCATACTGTCACGCACAGCTGCTAAATCCCGGACAGGCAGGTCCCATCTTGAAGTCGCTGTTTGCGGGGCTCAATGTGCCACCTGCGTTCATTGAGGATATGGAGGCCTACATAGCGCAGCCGTGCAGCGTGCTGCAAAGGCTTCGAGTGGCCCAGGAGCAAGTGGATGCCTCTCTCGGGCCGCTGGATCAGCCCGACACCGCAGCCTCTCCAGAGCGGTGCTTGTCCATGACGCTTAAGGACGTCAGCTGCTTCGTCAGCTGGCACAAAGACGCGTCACCAGTTGCGGTAGTCGTCGACCTCGACATGAAGCCGGCCGCGAAAAGCGCGCATTGGACAGCGCTGCAAGAGCAGCTCGACCGTTTTCAGCCACAGGTGCGCCACTAA
- the RRP3 gene encoding RNA-dependent ATPase RRP3 (Syntenic homolog of Saccharomyces cerevisiae YHR065C (RRP3)), whose protein sequence is MSKVTKQSKSHKSSELVSLAEKIKQKALENRKQSREESQATEEANTASETEAAVIEETAEPEEGFSSFRELDLVPELIEACDNLNFTKPTPIQSKAIPPALQGKDIIGLAQTGSGKTAAFAIPILNRLWHDQQPYYACILAPTRELAQQIKETFDSLGSLMGVRTTCIVGGMNMMDQARDLMRKPHIIIATPGRLMDHLENTKGFALRKLQFLVMDEADRLLDMEFGPVLDRILKNIPTKGRTTYLFSATMTSKIDKLQRASLTNPVKCAVSNKYQTVDTLVQTLIVVPGGLKNTFLIYLLNEFIGKTTIVFTRTKANAERISGLCNLLEFSATALHGDLNQNQRTGALDLFKAGKKSILVATDVAARGLDIPSVDLVINYDIPVDSKSYIHRVGRTARAGRSGKSVSLVSQYDLELILRIEEVLGKKLPKENVDKSIVLSLRDSVDKANGEVIMELNRRNKEKQTRGKGRRSRTATRENMDKEEE, encoded by the coding sequence ATGAGCAAGGTCACGAAACAATCCAAGAGCCACAAGAGCTCCGAACTGGTATCCCTCGCTGAAAAGATCAAGCAGAAAGCATTGGAGAATCGCAAGCAGTCGCGGGAGGAATCGCAGGCGACTGAGGAGGCCAATACCGCAAGTGAGACTGAAGCTGCTGTGATTGAGGAGACGGCAGAGCCAGAAGAAGGATTTTCCAGCTTCCGCGAGCTGGACCTGGTGCCCGAGCTGATTGAGGCCTGCGACAATCTGAACTTCACGAAGCCCACGCCCATCCAAAGCAAGGCGATACCGCCCGCGCTACAAGGGAAAGACATCATTGGGCTTGCGCAGACCGGCTCGGGAAAGACGGCGGCGTTTGCGATTCCCATCCTGAATCGGCTGTGGCACGACCAGCAGCCCTACTACGCATGCATCCTGGCGCCCACCCGAGAGTTGGCACAGCAGATCAAGGAGACCTTTGATTCTCTAGGTAGTCTTATGGGCGTGAGAACTACTTGCATAGTGGGTGGTATGAACATGATGGACCAGGCACGCGATCTAATGAGAAAGCCGCATATCATCATTGCCACGCCCGGCCGGTTGATGGATCACTTGGAGAACACGAAGGGGTTCGCACTGCGCAAGCTGCAGTTTCTCGTTATGGATGAGGCCGACCGTCTGTTGGATATGGAGTTCGGTCCTGTTTTGGACCGCATTTTGAAGAACATCCCTACCAAGGGAAGGACCACATACCTCTTCTCCGCTACAATGACGTCGAAGATCGACAAGCTACAGAGGGCCTCGCTTACGAACCCCGTCAAGTGTGCCGTGTCCAACAAGTACCAAACAGTTGACACCTTAGTGCAGACGTTAATCGTTGTCCCCGGTGGTCTGAAGAACACGTTTCTGATTTACCTCTTGAATGAATTTATTGGCAAGACAACCATCGTCTTCACCAGAACCAAGGCAAACGCGGAGAGGATATCCGGCCTCTGCAACTTACTCGAATTCAGCGCCACTGCTCTGCATGGTGATCTCAACCAGAACCAAAGAACAGGCGCCCTAGATTTATTCAAAGCCGGGAAGAAGTCTATCTTAGTTGCAACAGATGTTGCCGCGAGAGGTCTTGATATCCCGTCAGTCGACCTTGTTATCAACTACGACATCCCTGTAGACTCCAAATCGTACATCCATCGTGTGGGTAGAACTGCAAGAGCTGGGCGTTCTGGTAAATCAGTTTCGCTAGTGTCGCAGTATGACCTTGAGCTAATTCTGAGAATTGAGGAAGTTCTTGGGAAGAAGCTTCCAAAGGAGAATGTTGACAAGAGCATCGTGTTGTCGCTTAGAGATTCCGTCGATAAAGCTAACGGAGAGGTTATCATGGAACTAAACAGAAGGAACAAGGAGAAGCAGACCAGGGGCAAGGGAAGAAGGTCGAGGACGGCAACGAGGGAAAATATGGACAAGGAGGAAGAATGA